In Asticcacaulis sp. SL142, the sequence CGCAGGCTTGCGAAAGCTCCATACGTGTCTGGCGTTCATCTTTTTTGCGCTAATACTGGGGCACCTGGCCGTTGGACTCGCTCATGGCCTGATCCGTAAAGACGGGGTTCTGGCCAGCATGGGTTTTGGACGGTAACTTGTATACATGAACGATATGACGCGCCTGATCGAACCGCATATACCGGCCCTGCGCAGGTATGCCCGTGCGCTTTTGCGCGACGTGACGGCGGCGGACGATCTGGTGCAGGATGCGCTTGAACGCGCCGTAGCCCGCTGGCACAGCCGGCGAGGTGAAGGGGATGTGCGCAACTGGTTATTCGCTATTCTGCATAATCGTTTTATCGATCAAGGGCGTAAACATCGCAGACATATGACAGTGCCGCTTGATGAAGCCACCTTGCCGAAAATTGCGCCGCCACAATTACATGAACTTGAACATGCCCAATTGCTGGCCTCAGTCCATCAGTTGCCGGAGGGGCTGCGCACCGTTCTGCTTCTGATTGCGCTTGAAGGGCTAAGTTATCGCGAATGTGCCGACGTGTTACGCATACCGACCGGAACGGTTATGTCGAGACTCTCACGCGCGCGCGAGGGGCTGGCGACGATGATTAAAGCCACAGGCGACGGCGTCATCCCCTTTGGGCTTAGGCAAAAACTGGATAACAGGAGACAGGAAACGTGATCGAGTCCGTCAGCGACCCCGTCACCGAAGATGATCTGCACGCTTTCGTGGACGGACATCTCACACCCGAGAGGGTGCACGTCGTTGAGATGTGGCTTAAAGCCCATCCGAAAGACGCGCAACGCGTATCGATTATGCGTGAACAAACCGAAGCGCTGCGCGACATGTTCAGACCGGTCGCCGAGGAGCCTCTGCCATCACGTTTGCGCCTGAACCATATTCAGGAGCGTGTCGTTGCCAAACGGCGCGGGGCTTTAGTTGTCCCGCTCTGGCGGGCGGCAGCCGCCAGCGCACTCCTGCTGATTGGCGGTGCCGGGGGCTGGGGTTTGCGGCAGGCGAGTTTACCTCAGCCAGAAGGGCTAACGGCTTTAATTGAAGAAGCCAGCGCCAGTTACGTGGTCTACGCCCCTGACCGGGAGCGACCGGTAGAAATCCGGGCCTCGGATAGACAAACCCTCAGCCACTGGGCGCAAACGCGGCTAGGCTATACCCCTGCGCTTCCGGATCTTAGCCCCGCCGGGTATCGCTTGATGGGGGGGCGGGTTGTGGCAACCCCACGCGGGCCGGCGCTGATGATTATGTACGACGACGACCATGGATCGAGATTTGTCCTGTTTACGCGGACTATGAACCACAAAGACCGGGAGGCGCCGCTGCGAAACAGTCAGGATGGCGACCTTAGGCGCTACGCCTGGGCATCCTCTGGTATCGGCTATTCCTTGGTGGGGGCCGCACCTGATCACGTTCTTCGGTCACTGGCGCAACGTATTCAATCTGAACAGGGCAGGTTCAGTTCCTGACGCCGCATCATGGTGCGTCCACTCACGCAATACTACCGGGGCCTCTTGTGCGCCGCGCAAAAAAAAAGCGGAGCAGGTGACCCGGGGGCATCTGCTCCGATAGTCCAATTTATCTGGACTTTAGCGGGTTTTTGAGACCGTCTGTGCGGCCGTGTCGATCGTATCGGCGACCACTTCTGGCTGGGTCATGAACAGGGCGTGGCTGGCCGAGACCTTGGTGATCTTGGCGTTCATGCGGTTGGCCATGTGCAGCAACATCGCCTGATCAAAGGCCTTGTCTTCGGTGGCGATGACCGCCCAGCTTGGCTTCGTTCTCCAGGCCGCGTTTTTGAGCTTTGTACCGAAGGCGGACAGATTGATGGGGACTTGCGAGTCGGCCATGAAGGCGGCGTCCGCATCGCTCACGTCATGGGCGAACCCGGCCTTGAACTTATCCCGGTTGATGAACGCAAAGCCATCTGACCGTGTATCGAGAACAAACTCGGTCGCCGGTGCGAAGCCCTCATATTGTTGAGCGGTCGTTTCTCCGGCATCGGGCGACAAGGCGGAGACGTACACCAGCCCTGCAACCTTTGGATCGACCCCGGCTTCAGTTATGACGGTGCCGCCCCATGAATGGCCAACAAGGATGGTCGGGCCGTCTTGCTGATTCAGGGCGCGCTTGGTGGCGGCTACATCGTCTTCAAGTGAGGTCAGCGGGTTCTGAACGATAGTCACGCGGTAGCCGCGCTGCGTCAGTCTGTCGTAAACCCCGCGCCAGCCGGTGCCGTCAGCAAAGGCGCCGTGAACCAGCACGACATTCTTGACAGCTTGGTTCTGCGGGATGGCTTCCTTCGCATTTGCGGGTTGAACAGCTATGATCGCCAGGGTGGCGGCTGTGGCTGCGAGGACTGTTTTGATCGTGGGTTTCATCGTCATCTCCATCTATACCGCGGTAACAGTTATCGCGATAAATTAAGCTTTAATTCCGGATTATTTAGCTGTCAAGCTAAAAAATTATCGCGATATTGTTTTTCGCGATATCACGTATTATATAGTGGCCAAAGGAGCTTCACATGGCAGATCAGACAAATACGCCGCCACCTCTGGACGCCCAGTTGTGCTATTCGATCTATTCGGCCGGGATCGCCATTCAGCGTGTCTATAAGCCGCTTCTTGATGAGCTCGGGCTGACCTATCCTCAATATCTGGTGCTCAATGTTTTATGGCGAGACGATCAACAGACCGTCGGTGCTATTGCTGAGGCCCTGGCTCTGGAATCGAGCACGCTGACGCCCATGCTCAAGCGCCTCGAATCGGCAGGGCTCGTTCTTAGGACGCGGAATCCTCAAAATGAGCGGCAGGTTATTCTGGCTTTGACGCCCGATGGACGCGCGCTGCAGTCGCGCGCCGGGTGCCTTGGTCAAGCCCTGCTTGAAGCGTCTATGCAAAGTCCGCAAGATCTGGCTGACCTAAACAAAGGTATCAGGCATTTGCGCGATACGATCTATGCCGGGATAGATGGCTGGAGCGCGCCCGCCTGATCAGAGACGGCTACCAAGGCTTTTTGGTTCGGGAGGAGGCGTCACGCGCATCGCAACAATATGACTGGGATCATTCCGCAGAGGGCGATTGGGTTTCGATCATCCGTGATCGTACCTCAGAAGGGGCGGACTCAGCCCATAACAGCAGCTTATCCAATACCGGACACAGGGATTGGCCCCAATCGGTCAAGTGATATTCGACCTTTGGCGGCACCTGCGCGTGGACTATCCGGGCGACCACGCCATCCGCTTCGAGTTGACGCAATTGCTGAATAAGCATTTTTTGGGACACGCCCGGAATGGATCGTTCAAGGTCTGAGAACCGGCGCACCTGACCGCCAAAGAGCTGAAAAAGGATCACCAGCTTCCAGCGCCCTTCAAGCACGCGGATAATGTTCTGGACGCTTTGTGCGGCGGTATGTGCCGTGTATTCGTCACGCTTACTTTCGGGTAAGTCCCTTACTTTTTCGTCCGTTCTTGTCATTCCTGCAGCTTATTCCTAGTTTTGTGTTGATGCAACTCAGGACGAAGAAAGTTCCGATATGATTGATCTACCTAAACCTATCGCCGACTATGTGGACGCCAATGCCCGGCTCGATGCCGGAGGGATGCTTAAATCGTTCGCGACGGACGCCGTCGTCAAAGATGAGGGCGGCACACACCAGGGCCATGCCGAGATATTGACGTGGCTAAAGTCCGCAACAATCGCCAGTGAAGCGATCTTCACACCCGATACAGTCCGAGACGAAGAGGGGCGGTGTGTTGTGTCGGGACTGACCTCTGGTAACTTTAAGGGCAGTCCGCTGCGTTTCACCTTTCAGTTCACGATTGAAAATGACCTGATCACCGCTCTGGAGATTTCGTTATGATGGCACGACCTGATCCTCTGGAGTTCGAAGGCCGGCGCGT encodes:
- a CDS encoding RNA polymerase sigma factor codes for the protein MTRLIEPHIPALRRYARALLRDVTAADDLVQDALERAVARWHSRRGEGDVRNWLFAILHNRFIDQGRKHRRHMTVPLDEATLPKIAPPQLHELEHAQLLASVHQLPEGLRTVLLLIALEGLSYRECADVLRIPTGTVMSRLSRAREGLATMIKATGDGVIPFGLRQKLDNRRQET
- a CDS encoding anti-sigma factor family protein, whose amino-acid sequence is MIESVSDPVTEDDLHAFVDGHLTPERVHVVEMWLKAHPKDAQRVSIMREQTEALRDMFRPVAEEPLPSRLRLNHIQERVVAKRRGALVVPLWRAAAASALLLIGGAGGWGLRQASLPQPEGLTALIEEASASYVVYAPDRERPVEIRASDRQTLSHWAQTRLGYTPALPDLSPAGYRLMGGRVVATPRGPALMIMYDDDHGSRFVLFTRTMNHKDREAPLRNSQDGDLRRYAWASSGIGYSLVGAAPDHVLRSLAQRIQSEQGRFSS
- a CDS encoding alpha/beta fold hydrolase, giving the protein MKPTIKTVLAATAATLAIIAVQPANAKEAIPQNQAVKNVVLVHGAFADGTGWRGVYDRLTQRGYRVTIVQNPLTSLEDDVAATKRALNQQDGPTILVGHSWGGTVITEAGVDPKVAGLVYVSALSPDAGETTAQQYEGFAPATEFVLDTRSDGFAFINRDKFKAGFAHDVSDADAAFMADSQVPINLSAFGTKLKNAAWRTKPSWAVIATEDKAFDQAMLLHMANRMNAKITKVSASHALFMTQPEVVADTIDTAAQTVSKTR
- a CDS encoding MarR family winged helix-turn-helix transcriptional regulator, whose translation is MADQTNTPPPLDAQLCYSIYSAGIAIQRVYKPLLDELGLTYPQYLVLNVLWRDDQQTVGAIAEALALESSTLTPMLKRLESAGLVLRTRNPQNERQVILALTPDGRALQSRAGCLGQALLEASMQSPQDLADLNKGIRHLRDTIYAGIDGWSAPA
- a CDS encoding winged helix-turn-helix transcriptional regulator, with product MTRTDEKVRDLPESKRDEYTAHTAAQSVQNIIRVLEGRWKLVILFQLFGGQVRRFSDLERSIPGVSQKMLIQQLRQLEADGVVARIVHAQVPPKVEYHLTDWGQSLCPVLDKLLLWAESAPSEVRSRMIETQSPSAE
- a CDS encoding nuclear transport factor 2 family protein; this encodes MIDLPKPIADYVDANARLDAGGMLKSFATDAVVKDEGGTHQGHAEILTWLKSATIASEAIFTPDTVRDEEGRCVVSGLTSGNFKGSPLRFTFQFTIENDLITALEISL